The Candidatus Desulfatibia profunda genome includes the window GGTGAAAACCCTTGTGCGGCCTTGCTCATCAAAAAAATACCGCATTTATGAATTGAAAACTTACTTATTTCGAAAGCCTGTGGGAAAAGACCATTTCCGGATGGACACTAATTAGTTATTTACCATAGAGACGCAGAGTTGCGGTTATTTTCATAGAAAAATTAAGGGGGTTTGCATAAATGCAAACCCCTTTTTCTTCCATAAGCGGCGCCAGCCGCGCTTTATAAAATCGTGAAGCGATTTTATTGCGATTTTATTTCTTTTTGTCCAATTCCTTTAACACCAGATCGGTGATATCCACCTCGGGATCCAGGTAGCCGATGGCGTTGGGATCTTTCAGGATGATGCCGAATTTTTTACTTTTGGCCACCTCTTTCAGGATGTCGTTGGCCTTTTCCAAAATGATGCCGACAAGATCCCGGTCTTCACGGGTAATATCTTCCTTGGCATCGGCCAGCAGGCGCTGATACTCCTTGGACATCTTTTGCAGCAGCTCGACTTTATCGCGCCGTTCACTGGCAGGCATTTTGTCGCCCTGCTGATTGATAAAGTCTCTCAACTTGGTGATATCCTGAAGTTTGGTATTCAGCAGCGTTTCTTTTTCCTTGCGCATTTTCTGAATATCGTCCCGGGCGTCCTTGCCCATTTTGGATTCATTCACCAGACGCTGAAGGTTGATATATCCCACCCTATCGGCTGCATACGATGCCGTGCACCATGCCAATACCAAGACCATACAGCCCAAAATCACCAACAGATTCTTTGTTCTCATTGTTTTTAATCTCCTTTCTTTATATTAAATTTTAAACTATTCAGCCACTAAGGCACAAAGACGCCAAGAAATAATAACCACTATTGTCCAAAAACGCTTTCACCGCAAAGTTACAAAGAACGCAGAGAAAGAAATTTTATCAGAATTCCTGAGATGGGAATTCTGATAAAGGTAAATATTATTTCTAAACGGCACATTCAAAAAAAGGTTCAAGGGTTCAGAGTCTAAAAGTTGACAGGTAAAACAATTTTATTATCGGTATATTGTTGAAAAAGCTTTAACAATAAAATCGTGTTACGATTTTATGAAAAAGTTCTTATCTTTTAACGAATAGCCAATAACGCCTAATCGAGTTTTGACTCGATTAGAATTGAACATGTAACATGAAAATACATGCTATGTCCAGTTCTGATGTTGCCACTATGTTTTGTTTTCTATTGATTTTCGCAAACAGATAGTTTCTTTTTGTAATGATAAGAAAAACGAAGATTTAAACGATGGAAAAACCGATGATGTCACAAAAGATACCGCCAATAGATTCCATCCGAGAGATGGCTCATTTCTGGGACACTCACAACCTCACCGACTTTGAAATTGAGAAAAGAAAAAATATTTTGTAAAGTGCATATTACCTTGACAAAAACAGCCATAGGCGAGTAACCTTAACCTAAACTGAGCGTTTTAAATTTTTAAAATGATTTATTTAGTAATATTAATAGGGAATTATGTCCATTTGATTTTTCAAAATTTAAAACCCTATGGGATTGCCGATCTTACCGCATCTACGGCGTCAGATGCCGCACCGCATAGCTTACTATAGCGGAACGGCATCTTCCTTGTATCTGCGGCAACCTCGACAATCGCTCAATTCAGGCTTAAATAATACCTGAATCTTGCCTTCATAAAAACTGTTGAGTCAAGTAAGGGGGAACATCCATGATCAATCAAGAAACCGTAAAACAAATCCAACACGCCTCAATAGCAGAGCGTATCCAAATGATCGAACTGATTCTTCAATCGCTCAAACATGACATCACGGCAGAGACGATGAGTGGAAAACCTCAATTCAAACCGTTCAAGGTCCGAAAATTTAATTTGGGGGAACATGTCGATGTAGATCGGGATGCGATGTATACTGAAAGAAGTTTCTGACCATGTTTGCGATTGACACCAATCTCCTTGTGTATGCTCATAACATGGCGTCGGAATTTCACGATCAAGCGGCAAGGTTTGTAGAACACATTATGAATGATCGAGACGAAGCAGGTAACCTGCCCGTGTGTGTCCCCGCGCAGGTCTTGATGGAATTTATTCATGTGATAACATGGCAACGGTTAGAAGCCCCGCTTTCCCTTGCAGAAGCGATTCAGGTTGTTCAGGAGTATCTCGACACAGGGATCACGGTCATTTATCAAAGAGATACTCAGATTCATACATTTTTAGAGTTATTGAATGCTACAAATACCCGGA containing:
- a CDS encoding OmpH family outer membrane protein, with translation MRTKNLLVILGCMVLVLAWCTASYAADRVGYINLQRLVNESKMGKDARDDIQKMRKEKETLLNTKLQDITKLRDFINQQGDKMPASERRDKVELLQKMSKEYQRLLADAKEDITREDRDLVGIILEKANDILKEVAKSKKFGIILKDPNAIGYLDPEVDITDLVLKELDKKK
- a CDS encoding PIN domain-containing protein, translating into MFAIDTNLLVYAHNMASEFHDQAARFVEHIMNDRDEAGNLPVCVPAQVLMEFIHVITWQRLEAPLSLAEAIQVVQEYLDTGITVIYQRDTQIHTFLELLNATNTRRRIFDVALSATLRDNNISELYTVNTADFEDFDFLEVINPLKVKDNSAE